The Candidatus Hydrogenedentota bacterium genome includes the window TGCCCATGAACCCGAAGGAATGGAAGAACGGGAGTATGCCCATCATGCCGTCGCCGACATTGTGCGGAAACACCTGTGCCGTGGTTTCAAGGTTTGTGAGCACGTTGCGCTGCGTGAGCATGACGCCCTTCGGCTCACCCTCGCTGCCGCTGGAGAAGATGATGGTCGCCAAATCGTTTTCGGAGCGCCCGCGTGGCGAGCCAAGCATCCATTCCACCACGCGCACCGGGAGAAACAACGCCATCAATGCCGCAATGATTCGGTCTTTCGAGCCCATCTGCTTGCGGATATCGTCGAGGAAGATCGTCTCACCCGGCACTTCGACGGGGACGCGTTCAAGGAATTCACGCGCGGTGAGCACGTGGCGTATGCCGCATTGGCGCGCTGCCGACGCGATGGATTCGTTCGAGGCGGTGTAGTTCAGGTTCACGGGCACCTTGCCCATGATTTGAAGCGCGATGTTGACGAGCACGGCGCCGACCGATTGCGGCAGCAGGATACCCGTCATCTCTTCCGGGCCAACGGCCATCTTAATGCGGCGCGCCAGCGCAATGCTTCCGATGTAGGTCATCAAGTAGGACATGCGAGGCGTCCGGCTATCACCGACGCAAATACTGAACGGGTGACGGTGCACGGTGCGTACAAACGCGCGGTGCAGCAGCGGCACATCGAGTCTGCGGTCCATGTAGGCTTCTGTGCCCAAATGCTGAATTGTCGTGCGCACTTCGTTGAGCGAACTCTCGACCGGCATCGGATCGCCAAAGCTAATCAGCATCGGGAACGGAATGGTCCGCGGAATCTTCCATTTGATGGTTGTCGGAGTTCCTTCAAACAGCGTGCCCCACGTCCTATCCAAGTACACCGGAATGACCGGCGCGTTGGTCTGGTGCATCAATCGCTCGAAGCCTTTTCGCGTTGCCGCAACCGGCGAATCCGGCGCGATGCGGCCATCCGCGAACACGCAGACCAATTCTCCGTGCTGCAACGCAACCGACGCAGCGTGCATCGTCTGCGCGAGATCGCGGGGACTCCCTTGCGAAGCAATCGGGATAATTCGCATGAGCTTCGCCATGCGCCGCATCCAATCGATCTGATTCACTCCGTCAGAAAGCACAAATCGGATGGGACGGTCGACGGCGGACGTGATCACCAGCGCGTCGATGAGCGACAGATTGTTGGTGACGAGAAGCGCTCCCCCGCGCTCGGGGATGTTCTGCCTGCCTCGCAGCTCCAAGCGCAGAAATGTCGTGGAAAGAATCCACAGCACCGCCCGCACAATCATCTGCGGCGTCATTGCGCACGATATCGCAAGCACTGCTAGTGTCGATACGCCCGTGAAGAAGAAGATGCCAAAACTGCTCACTCCGATGTGCGACAAGACGTAGAAGACGGGAGCGGCGGCCAAGATTCCGACCCACGTCATCATGTTTGCTGTAGCCATAATGCTGCCGCGTATATGCTGCGGACTGCGGTGTTGGAGTCCCGCCGCGAGGGGCACATCGAACATCCCGCCGCCCATGCCAATTCCGAACATCAGCAGAAGCACCGAGGAATACGCGAATCCCGGCCACGCTAGCAGGAGGCATAGCACTCCCAGAATGGTTCCGCCAATGGGTACAAATCCAAATTCCACTTTTCCGCGAGAGAGATAGCCCGCAATGAAGGAACCCACCCCGATTCCCAGCGACAAAACCCCGCTCATAACGCTGACTTCGGTCATGCCTAAGCCAAGGTCTACGGTAACGAACAGAAGGATGTTCTGGATTATCAGCGCGCCGGCAAACCAGAAGAAGGAGTATCCGATAGCTATCATGTAAAGCCAGCGGTCGCTCATGATTACTCGGAAGTCTCTGCCCATTCCGGCCCACGGATTCAGGCGAATGACTTGTTCCGGATTGGCCGCGGGAGGCTTCATAATGAAATGGGACGTGAATGTACCTGCAGCCGCGAGGCCTATGAGGCCAAGCCCTGCCAAGTACGCGTTTGACGGCCCCAATACATCGTAGAGGGCACCCCCTGCGTACGTACCGACGATTACCATTACCATCGTTGTGGCCTGGATGATGCCGTTTGCCCACGAAAGTTTCGTCTCATCGAGCGTTTCCGGCAGTAGACCGTATTTTGGCGGTCCGAACATGGCTGATTGCGATGCCATCAGAAACAAGGCAACCCATAGAAGTACGGGCTGATGGAAGAAGAACCCAAATGACCCCAAAGTCATAACGGCAATTTCGAGGTACTTCGTCCAAACGGCCACGTCTTTCTTGCTGTTGCGGTCCGCGAGGGATCCGAACAAGCCAGGGAAAATCACAAAGGGCAGCGCGAAGATAAAGCTGGCCAATGCAGTTGTATCCGTTACGCGAGCCTGACTTGAGGCGGCCCCGCCTTCTGCCGAGGAAGCGATACCCGCCAACAAAGGAATCATTAGGTATTTGTAGCAACTATCGCTGAAAGCGCCTTGCGCTTGCGTTATTACCAACGCCCAGAATCCCCGGCGATCGTATTCGGGCGTTTTTGCGGCATCGTCATGCGCGCTCATACTCTGTACCCTCACGTAAAGCGACCACGGTTTCCGTGGCCCGCTCAAGCCCTCACTCTTCGAATGCAGCCTGCTAAAGTCTAGCTAGCGTATTGCCTCGTGCTGTGCCGGCGCCCCTTCGCGCCTGCCAGCCACGCGGACTACGGGCGCGCAAAATTCTCTTGCAGCAGGGTCTTTCCCACGCGCACCCGTTCCAACAACCCAATTAGCGTCTGACAATCCCGCTCCGAAAGCCCTTCCATGACTTCATGGACCTTCTCCCGGTACAGCGGTTCCAACTCGTCCAGGATCTTGTGGCCGCGCTCCGTCAACGCCACATGGTAAATGCGGCGGTTGTCCGGCACGTCAATACGCTCCACCAGGTCCTTGCTCTCCAACTTGTCCAGGATCGACGTGATGCTCGCCCGCGTCACCACCAAGCGCTTGCCCAGATCCGTCTGGGTCACGTGGCGGGGATTGTACTTCAGCGAAAACAGCACGTTGAACTGCGCTTCCGTCAGGTCATACTGCCGGAACAATTGGTCAGCCGCCGTCGTCAACACATTCGCCGTCCTGACGATGTTTAATACCGCCTCGTGGCAAATGTCTTTAAACGGCATATCGAGATTCAGTTCTTTCGCTAAGGACATAACACATAAACCTTCAATAGGATTCGCAACCTAGACTCATTGTATCACGACTAACCGTTAGATGTCAAACAATTTGGTACGAAAATCCGCGACACCCCATAAGATATTATAAATAAATACTTTACGCACCAACTTGGCATGCCAAGAAAACCCATAAGCGCGTCAGAAGCCTCCACTCTGAAGGTTTATCCTCACTCTTCAGGCGGAGTTCCTGACATACGCACCGCGCCTCAGTTGCGCCAATCCATTCTGCGGTCTAGACTGCCGCTGGGGGCAGTCGGACAAGAGTACGGGGCAGGTCCCCATTTCTCAGTCCATGAGGAAACTTGAGTTGGGGCTATTCTCGCCAGAACTGACCACTAAGCAATTGGCATTGCTCTGTAAGTCGCTCACCGTAATGAGCGAAGGCTCAATCACGCTGGAGCGCAGCCTGGAATTGCTCTCGACCGAGCACGCTTCGCGCTCCGTTCGCCACGCACTAGTGCCAATTGTAGATGCGCTGCAGCGTGGCGAAACGGTGGGAAATGCCTTTCGTTCCCAGTCGAGGCGCTTCCCAGAATTCTTCCTGGAAATGGTCGACGTTGGCGAGCGGACCGGCAGCCTCGACACGGTATTCCGCATATTGACCGAGGAGTACGAGCAACGGGCGGAACTGATCCGATTTTACGTGCAGGGCGCGGCCTACCCGGCGGGAGTCCTCATCGCCGCAGTAATCGGCATCCCCATCCTGAGGATCTTCCTCATGGGCGTAGCCGGCAACAACGGCAACGCCGGGGCGGGAATTGCGCTCTTTCTGTGGAGCAAACTTGTGTTCTACGGCTCGCTTTTTTTGATTGTGATGGTCCTGGGCCACACAGGAGTCCTTCAGCGAATAAGCTGGGAGATAGGGTCGCGCATCTGGGTCTTGAAAGGTATTACGTCCGAAATCGCATTGGCGCGGTTCTTTCGCGCACTAGCCATCTGCCTGGACGCCGGACTGAGTATTGTGCCGAGCATCGAGCGGGCCGCGGCGGTAACGACACATCCGAAAATTCGCAAGGGGCTGCTAAAGGCCGTACCGCTTGTCCAGCAGGGCATGCCTCTTGAGACGGCGCTCGCCGAGACGGGCCTCATGCCGGAGATGGCCCTCACGATGGTCCATACGGGGGAATTCGCGGGTAAGCTCGACGAATTGCTGAACAAGACCGCACAGTACCTCTACGAAGGCGCCCGGCATAGAACCCAAATGCTCTCCATAGCAGTCGTTACGCTCATGCTCGTAATCGGTCTCGTTCTGTATCTGACCAGTGCCCTCTTCCTAAGGGCAATCGAAGTGCTTCTCAGACTAACCACGCTATGAGCGCTCGATGGCATGGGCAGCCGGGTCTTGGCGTGATGGTTCTACGCGTTTGCTTCACTTCTTGCTCATCATGTCAATCCTGTCTAGAAAAGGAATCCGACACGACAAAGACAACGGCTACAAGATAGTCTCCAGCGTGTTCGTGAAAAATCCAGACTACAGAGACACCGGCTTCATATCTGGTTCAGTTCTTCATCCTGTAAATCCTGTACATCCTTGTTCATAGCTCCTTCTTTAACAAAGATGAACAGGAATTCGCTTGATGAAATCGCAACGTGCCCAATCGCCGACACTACTTCAGACTCATCTCCCATGCTTTTAC containing:
- a CDS encoding type II secretion system F family protein yields the protein MGLFSPELTTKQLALLCKSLTVMSEGSITLERSLELLSTEHASRSVRHALVPIVDALQRGETVGNAFRSQSRRFPEFFLEMVDVGERTGSLDTVFRILTEEYEQRAELIRFYVQGAAYPAGVLIAAVIGIPILRIFLMGVAGNNGNAGAGIALFLWSKLVFYGSLFLIVMVLGHTGVLQRISWEIGSRIWVLKGITSEIALARFFRALAICLDAGLSIVPSIERAAAVTTHPKIRKGLLKAVPLVQQGMPLETALAETGLMPEMALTMVHTGEFAGKLDELLNKTAQYLYEGARHRTQMLSIAVVTLMLVIGLVLYLTSALFLRAIEVLLRLTTL
- a CDS encoding MFS transporter is translated as MSAHDDAAKTPEYDRRGFWALVITQAQGAFSDSCYKYLMIPLLAGIASSAEGGAASSQARVTDTTALASFIFALPFVIFPGLFGSLADRNSKKDVAVWTKYLEIAVMTLGSFGFFFHQPVLLWVALFLMASQSAMFGPPKYGLLPETLDETKLSWANGIIQATTMVMVIVGTYAGGALYDVLGPSNAYLAGLGLIGLAAAGTFTSHFIMKPPAANPEQVIRLNPWAGMGRDFRVIMSDRWLYMIAIGYSFFWFAGALIIQNILLFVTVDLGLGMTEVSVMSGVLSLGIGVGSFIAGYLSRGKVEFGFVPIGGTILGVLCLLLAWPGFAYSSVLLLMFGIGMGGGMFDVPLAAGLQHRSPQHIRGSIMATANMMTWVGILAAAPVFYVLSHIGVSSFGIFFFTGVSTLAVLAISCAMTPQMIVRAVLWILSTTFLRLELRGRQNIPERGGALLVTNNLSLIDALVITSAVDRPIRFVLSDGVNQIDWMRRMAKLMRIIPIASQGSPRDLAQTMHAASVALQHGELVCVFADGRIAPDSPVAATRKGFERLMHQTNAPVIPVYLDRTWGTLFEGTPTTIKWKIPRTIPFPMLISFGDPMPVESSLNEVRTTIQHLGTEAYMDRRLDVPLLHRAFVRTVHRHPFSICVGDSRTPRMSYLMTYIGSIALARRIKMAVGPEEMTGILLPQSVGAVLVNIALQIMGKVPVNLNYTASNESIASAARQCGIRHVLTAREFLERVPVEVPGETIFLDDIRKQMGSKDRIIAALMALFLPVRVVEWMLGSPRGRSENDLATIIFSSGSEGEPKGVMLTQRNVLTNLETTAQVFPHNVGDGMMGILPFFHSFGFMGTLWMPLWRGFFTVYHPNPLEPKIIGQLVYKYRPRFLVATPTFLQGFIRRCLPEELASLTYVVTGAEKLPTRIREAFHSKFGVEPLEGYGTTECAPAVSINVPNFQAPGFYWEGTRHGTIGLPLPGLSVKITDPDTGELMPLGQSGVLWVKGPNIMKGYLGQPEKTAHVLVDGWYNTGDMAAIDEDGKITITDRLARFSKIAGEMVPHNKVEETLHRLLEINDQTFAVTSVPDEQKGERLVVLHTLMDGELEVLVERLKTCDLPNLWRPKATSFYRIAQIPVLGTGKMDLKRIKSLAKELDVGE
- a CDS encoding MarR family transcriptional regulator, whose product is MSLAKELNLDMPFKDICHEAVLNIVRTANVLTTAADQLFRQYDLTEAQFNVLFSLKYNPRHVTQTDLGKRLVVTRASITSILDKLESKDLVERIDVPDNRRIYHVALTERGHKILDELEPLYREKVHEVMEGLSERDCQTLIGLLERVRVGKTLLQENFARP